The segment GGCTCATGGAGCCATAAGCATTAATATTGATATGGACATTTAAGCTGTTGAATGACGCTGACTCCCCGGACCAGGCTGATCATAGCGCTGGATGTGACAGACCGCGAGGAAGCTCTTGCCATCGCCCAAAAGCTCGGCGGTGCGGTGGACGCGATAAAAGTGAATTATCCGCTCGTGCTCTCCTGCGGCCTGGGCATCATTAAGGACATTAAAAAATATGCCAGTGTCATCGCTGATTTTAAAGTAGCCGACATTCCGAACACGAACTCTCTCATCTGCCGCGAGGCGTTCGAGGCAGGCGCCGACGGCATCATCTGCCAGGGCTTCGTCGGGAGCGACAGCGTCGAGGCATGTGTCGATGTCGCTAACAAGTTCGGGCGGGACGTTTACGTCGTTACCGAGATGAGCCATCCCGGTGCACTCGATTTCATGCAAGCCCACGCCTTCGAGCTCGTGGACCTGGCCCTTAAGTCGGGCGCTTCAGGCATTATCGCCCCCGCAACGAGGCCTGAGCGGCTGGCAGAGATTCGCCGCAGGGCAGAAAATATGAAGATCTTAGCACCCGGTGTCGGTGCGCAGGGCGGCGATGCGCGCAAGGCCGTCGAAGCCGGCGCCGATTTTGTCATCGTGGGAAGAAGTATATACAATGTCGAAGACCCATATGCAGCGGCAGTCGAATTCATCGAGCAACTCCGCCAATGATGATAAAAGGTCTCTGATCAGTGATGAGCCCTATGAGTCCTGAGGCGGCTGACGTAAAAATCCCTGTATATTATTAGGCTAATGTTCAATCGAAATTATAAATGCTGTACGTTAATCTTTTTATAAAAATAAATTATAATATATAATTAAATATTCTATTTTTTATTGAGAGTGATGGTAATACTAGCCTGACCGCCTACACTCCCGCCGATTCCGAAAATCGATACGGTTCCATCGACGGATACACCGAGAGAAACAGACATGGAATCGATCTTGAAATCACCTATACTATCTGGAATCCCATCCATAACTTTACCGAACTTGAGCAAAAACCCCGAAATATTTTCTGAAAGTTCTTCAATAGGTAATTCTTTTATTTCTGGCGCTATTTGTTTCTGGACCAGGGTTGTATCCGGAATTGCAATTACAGATATCGTATCTTCTGACATATTATCATACCCTTTCTCAATACTTTTTATATTTGGGTATGTATATGTCGCTTATTAAGTCTT is part of the Methanocella sp. genome and harbors:
- the pyrF gene encoding orotidine-5'-phosphate decarboxylase codes for the protein MTPRTRLIIALDVTDREEALAIAQKLGGAVDAIKVNYPLVLSCGLGIIKDIKKYASVIADFKVADIPNTNSLICREAFEAGADGIICQGFVGSDSVEACVDVANKFGRDVYVVTEMSHPGALDFMQAHAFELVDLALKSGASGIIAPATRPERLAEIRRRAENMKILAPGVGAQGGDARKAVEAGADFVIVGRSIYNVEDPYAAAVEFIEQLRQ
- a CDS encoding Pepco domain-containing protein, with product MSEDTISVIAIPDTTLVQKQIAPEIKELPIEELSENISGFLLKFGKVMDGIPDSIGDFKIDSMSVSLGVSVDGTVSIFGIGGSVGGQASITITLNKK